A single window of Engraulis encrasicolus isolate BLACKSEA-1 chromosome 20, IST_EnEncr_1.0, whole genome shotgun sequence DNA harbors:
- the LOC134435680 gene encoding uncharacterized protein LOC134435680, producing MGWAATYLMALNHSCLHLSTSLTVTAHAHTHTHSPSCAVGCAAVMSAGGSTILETELVKRQRILQETRSRARSYLLSRSLPPLPPASAPRSRDTTVHLPTLASSRKPSLRGQDGAPTVQLSISEPSLFASQPRATLPDRFPQRRRPPPRKRTPQLPLCRLCDLDGSKSLDSCSRPTYTAFSCPIRPVSKLSPSPSSSSASSRSQLALSAQLGVRRLVFTSPLPSGAHQGALSVRGTPCLPPPTPQATAQGRAQLHVFLPSEALSSEELDRESVDEGFMDELDSKVTSLKLQQGATKKQQQTEP from the exons ATGGGCTGGGCTGCTACATATTTAATGGCCCTGAATCATTCATGCCTTCACTTATCGACCAGCTTGACAGtaactgcacacgcacacacacacacacactctccctcgtGTGCCGTTGGGTGCGCAGCAGTCATGAGTGCCGGTGGCTCCACCATCCTGGAGACGGAACTTGTGAAGAGGCAGCGGATCCTCCAGGAGACGCGCTCCAGGGCCCGCTCCTACCTGCTTTCCCGCTCCCTGCCTCCCCTTCCACCGGCCAGCGCTCCACGCAGCAGGGACACCACGGTCCACCTACCCACTCTGGCCTCCTCCCGCAAGCCCTCGCTCAGAGGCCAGGACGGTGCCCCCACGGTGCAGCTCAG CATCAGTGAGCCCTCCCTCTTCGCCTCACAGCCCAGGGCCACGCTGCCCGACAGGTTTCCACAGAGACGCCGCCCCCCTCCCCGTAAACGAACACCCCAGTTGCCGCTCTGCAGGTTATGCGATCTGGACGGCAGCAAGTCACTTGACAGCTGCAGCAGGCCCACCTACACCGCCTTCTCCTGTCCAATCCGGCCCGTCTCCAAGCTGTCGCcgagcccctcctcctcctccgcctcctcccgtAGCCAACTGGCTCTCTCGGCTCAGCTGGGTGTGCGGCGGCTGGTGTTCACCTCGCCACTTCCCTCGGGGGCCCACCAGGGGGCGTTGTCCGTGAGGGGCACGCCTTGCTTGCCCCCTCCCACCCCTCAGGCTACGGCACAGGGCCGGGCTCAGCTCCACGTCTTCCTGCCCTCAGAGGCGCTGTCCTCGGAGGAGCTGGACAGGGAGTCGGTGGACGAGGGCTTCATGGACGAGCTGGACAGCAAGGTCACTTCTCTCAAGCTCCAGCAGGGGGCCACGAAAAAGCAGCAACAAACTGAACCATAG